In Planctomycetota bacterium, the following are encoded in one genomic region:
- a CDS encoding PEP-CTERM sorting domain-containing protein (PEP-CTERM proteins occur, often in large numbers, in the proteomes of bacteria that also encode an exosortase, a predicted intramembrane cysteine proteinase. The presence of a PEP-CTERM domain at a protein's C-terminus predicts cleavage within the sorting domain, followed by covalent anchoring to some some component of the (usually Gram-negative) cell surface. Many PEP-CTERM proteins exhibit an unusual sequence composition that includes large numbers of potential glycosylation sites. Expression of one such protein has been shown restore the ability of a bacterium to form floc, a type of biofilm.) produces MKNVRTRIAAGVIVGGLGIVPMAAAQSFEITPLVTLEEAKGGVDDPLLLSGFGQLDGMLYANLNASIIGEGRITAGMPGTTFTTEIGPTDFTDAGLEETGFFVNAPLSNVGDRFAFGGSLQNLVASFSPATGVSLLASEEEIGTFTGATSAIGLPTANLSGAQAGVGDELFFFDGSSDSLLAVDLSGNLRTVFSDDDLAGSVVGADDIDRLHVVGDDLIFGSGNGEGVYRVPLSDLTPGAIVQILDADDFEAVFGDDDDNVGFLALTLGNDGLVYTYESDADSIFRFDADNPAATLELVLSDTELADGSAGTDAVTGLIPSGDSVAYFTVNGTQGLFQITEVPEPTTLAWLALAGFGLRRRRA; encoded by the coding sequence ATGAAAAACGTTCGTACACGCATCGCCGCCGGCGTCATCGTCGGCGGGCTGGGGATCGTGCCCATGGCAGCGGCCCAGTCGTTCGAGATTACGCCGCTTGTCACACTGGAAGAAGCCAAGGGCGGCGTCGATGACCCGCTGCTGCTCAGCGGGTTCGGACAGCTCGACGGGATGCTCTACGCCAACCTCAATGCATCGATCATCGGCGAGGGCCGTATCACCGCCGGCATGCCCGGTACCACGTTCACCACGGAGATCGGACCGACCGACTTCACCGACGCCGGGCTCGAGGAAACCGGCTTCTTCGTCAACGCGCCGCTGAGCAACGTGGGCGATCGGTTCGCCTTCGGTGGTTCGCTCCAGAACCTTGTCGCGAGTTTCAGCCCGGCAACCGGCGTGAGCTTGCTCGCCAGCGAAGAGGAGATCGGCACGTTCACGGGCGCGACTTCGGCCATCGGCCTGCCCACCGCCAACCTCAGCGGCGCTCAGGCCGGCGTCGGCGACGAACTTTTCTTCTTCGACGGATCCAGCGACAGCCTCCTCGCGGTCGACTTGTCCGGCAATCTGCGGACCGTGTTCAGTGACGACGATCTCGCTGGGAGTGTCGTCGGTGCCGACGACATCGACCGCCTGCATGTCGTGGGCGACGATTTGATCTTCGGCTCCGGCAACGGCGAGGGCGTGTATCGCGTTCCGCTCAGCGACCTGACGCCGGGTGCGATCGTGCAGATTCTCGATGCCGACGACTTTGAAGCCGTGTTCGGCGATGACGATGACAACGTCGGCTTCCTCGCACTCACCCTCGGCAACGACGGGCTGGTCTACACGTACGAGTCCGACGCCGACAGCATCTTCCGGTTCGACGCCGACAACCCCGCGGCGACGCTGGAACTTGTGCTCAGCGACACCGAACTCGCCGACGGGTCGGCCGGCACCGATGCGGTCACAGGGCTCATCCCTTCCGGCGATTCCGTGGCCTACTTCACCGTCAACGGCACCCAAGGCCTGTTCCAGATCACCGAAGTGCCCGAACCGACGACGCTGGCGTGGCTGGCACTGGCCGGATTCGGGTTGCGCCGCCGACGCGCGTGA